Proteins co-encoded in one candidate division KSB1 bacterium genomic window:
- a CDS encoding RidA family protein, whose product MKRIETAEAPAAIGPYSQAVAAAGTIIFVSGQLGLDPKTGELVAGIEAQTKQALRNLGEILAAAGASRQNVVKTTVFLQNMDDFAAMNAVYAEWFGEARPARSTVQVARLPKGALIEIEATAVIS is encoded by the coding sequence ATGAAGCGAATCGAAACAGCCGAAGCACCGGCGGCCATCGGCCCATACAGCCAAGCGGTTGCCGCGGCTGGGACTATTATTTTTGTATCAGGACAGTTGGGGCTCGATCCGAAAACCGGCGAGCTCGTGGCCGGAATCGAAGCGCAGACCAAACAGGCGCTGCGCAATTTGGGGGAAATTCTGGCGGCAGCGGGGGCAAGCCGGCAAAACGTCGTCAAAACGACGGTTTTTTTGCAAAACATGGATGATTTTGCCGCGATGAATGCGGTCTATGCCGAGTGGTTCGGCGAAGCGCGGCCGGCGCGCAGCACGGTCCAAGTCGCCCGTCTGCCCAAAGGGGCGTTGATCGAAATCGAAGCAACGGCGGTCATTTCCTGA
- a CDS encoding sodium-dependent transporter: MTAEKERGSWGSKLGFILAAAGSAVGLGNIWRFPYVTGQNGGAAFVLIYILFVAAIGVPVMIAEIALGRHTRHSPVGAFRTLAPRGGWRLIGLLGVLTGIGILSYYSVVAGWTLGYFFKTLIGAFSSAGFNSAEAQLIFNRFVADPFAGVGYFALFLFLSAIVVMGGVSGGIERTVRWMMPLLFILLLLLTIRSLTLEGAGAGLNFYLKPDFTKLTPNAVVMALGQALFSLSLGMGAMITYGSYLHKKENIFSSAAYVCLFDTLIAVLAGFLIFPALFAMNIDPAQGAGLVFIVLPTIFPRMIFGTLFGAAFFLLLAIAALTSTISLLEVAVAYMVDEHKWRRRPAVIAMTLLAFFLGLPSALSFGVVQKLTQIPGLGVGFLDLMNIIMGNYSLTLGALLVSIFVGYKWGVSAACREITAEGNSFPYRRLWAFLIRFICPIAILVIFVYILLSKNYF, from the coding sequence GTGACGGCAGAGAAAGAGCGAGGTTCCTGGGGATCGAAATTGGGATTTATCTTGGCCGCGGCAGGCTCAGCCGTCGGCTTGGGAAATATTTGGCGGTTTCCATATGTGACCGGCCAGAACGGCGGCGCGGCGTTTGTATTGATCTATATTCTGTTTGTCGCAGCAATCGGTGTGCCGGTCATGATTGCCGAGATTGCTCTCGGACGACATACCCGTCATAGTCCGGTCGGGGCCTTTCGGACATTGGCGCCGCGAGGAGGGTGGCGGCTGATCGGCCTCCTCGGCGTCCTTACGGGCATCGGCATTCTCTCCTACTATTCGGTGGTGGCCGGTTGGACGCTCGGCTACTTTTTCAAGACCCTCATCGGCGCTTTCTCTTCTGCCGGATTTAATTCCGCCGAAGCACAACTCATATTCAACCGCTTCGTAGCCGATCCTTTTGCCGGCGTCGGTTACTTTGCCTTGTTTCTCTTTCTCAGCGCTATTGTGGTTATGGGCGGCGTTTCCGGCGGCATCGAAAGAACCGTCCGATGGATGATGCCGCTCCTCTTTATTCTCCTGTTGCTGCTGACTATTCGCTCCCTCACTTTAGAGGGCGCCGGGGCCGGTCTCAATTTTTACCTCAAACCCGATTTTACCAAATTGACGCCCAACGCCGTGGTCATGGCGCTTGGACAGGCTCTCTTTTCCCTCAGCCTCGGCATGGGCGCCATGATTACCTACGGCAGTTATCTGCACAAAAAAGAAAACATTTTTTCCTCTGCCGCCTATGTCTGTCTGTTCGATACACTGATTGCAGTCCTGGCAGGATTTCTTATTTTTCCCGCTCTTTTTGCCATGAATATCGATCCCGCTCAGGGAGCCGGATTGGTGTTCATCGTTCTGCCGACGATCTTTCCGCGCATGATTTTCGGCACACTATTCGGCGCCGCGTTTTTTCTCCTCCTGGCTATTGCTGCTCTTACCTCCACCATCTCCCTTTTGGAGGTTGCCGTGGCATATATGGTGGACGAACACAAATGGCGCCGCAGGCCTGCCGTCATAGCCATGACCCTTCTGGCTTTCTTTCTCGGCTTGCCGTCCGCCTTGTCTTTCGGCGTCGTCCAAAAACTCACCCAAATTCCGGGTCTCGGCGTCGGCTTCCTCGATTTGATGAACATCATCATGGGCAACTATTCGCTGACGCTCGGTGCTTTACTGGTATCGATTTTCGTGGGATACAAATGGGGGGTATCCGCCGCCTGCCGAGAAATCACAGCCGAGGGCAACAGCTTTCCATATCGTCGACTATGGGCTTTTCTGATCCGCTTTATCTGCCCGATTGCTATTTTGGTCATTTTTGTCTATATTTTGCTCAGCAAAAATTACTTTTAA
- a CDS encoding deoxynucleoside kinase yields the protein MAEPKYICIEGVIGAGKTSLAQLLAEHLGAKLILEKPEENPFLEDFYRDPRRFAFQTQLFFLLSRYRQQQESFQYDLFHEYTVSDYLFAKDRIFAHLNLDDRELILYDHVASLLERNIPKPDLVVYLQSSPERLMANIRKRGRSYERNMSEEYIRSLNEAYNRFFFHYNEAPLLVINSTMIDFVHNEQHLQEVIRQIMRSHSGIEYFSPAETQF from the coding sequence GTGGCGGAACCAAAATATATCTGTATCGAAGGCGTCATTGGGGCGGGAAAGACCAGTCTGGCGCAGTTGTTGGCGGAGCATTTGGGAGCCAAGCTGATCCTGGAAAAGCCGGAAGAAAATCCTTTTCTGGAAGATTTTTACCGCGATCCCCGTCGGTTTGCCTTTCAAACCCAGTTGTTTTTTCTCCTCAGTCGCTATCGCCAGCAGCAGGAAAGTTTTCAGTACGATCTCTTTCACGAGTACACCGTTTCGGATTACCTGTTTGCCAAAGATCGGATCTTTGCGCATTTGAACCTCGATGATCGGGAGTTGATTCTCTATGACCATGTCGCCTCCCTGTTGGAGCGCAACATTCCCAAGCCCGATCTGGTCGTCTATCTTCAGTCGTCGCCCGAGCGGCTGATGGCCAACATCCGCAAACGAGGCCGCAGCTACGAGCGCAACATGAGTGAAGAGTACATCCGCTCGCTCAATGAGGCGTACAACCGCTTTTTCTTTCATTACAACGAGGCGCCGTTGCTGGTCATCAACAGCACGATGATCGATTTCGTTCATAATGAACAACATCTGCAGGAGGTCATTCGGCAGATCATGCGCTCGCATTCGGGCATTGAGTATTTCTCGCCTGCGGAAACGCAGTTTTGA
- the folK gene encoding 2-amino-4-hydroxy-6-hydroxymethyldihydropteridine diphosphokinase, whose amino-acid sequence MKTPVYIGFGANLGDRLHHIAGALKLLIRHPALELYRLSGVYETEPVGVTDQPDFLNGVAGFITELTPQQLLRLCLEIERLGGRERRERWGPRTIDLDLLLYGSAEIHADGLVIPHPRLAERAFVLTPLLEIAPDFCVPRFNKTVRELAAETTDRSQVRHYLDSERLLNLIREA is encoded by the coding sequence GTGAAGACACCGGTCTATATCGGCTTCGGCGCTAATCTGGGCGATCGGCTGCATCACATCGCTGGGGCGTTGAAGCTCTTGATTCGACATCCTGCGTTGGAGCTTTATCGCCTCTCCGGCGTTTATGAGACCGAACCGGTGGGTGTAACGGATCAGCCGGATTTTTTGAACGGCGTCGCCGGTTTTATTACCGAGCTGACGCCGCAACAACTTTTGCGGCTTTGTTTGGAAATCGAACGGCTGGGCGGACGAGAACGGCGCGAACGATGGGGTCCGCGGACGATTGATCTGGATCTTTTACTTTACGGTTCAGCCGAGATTCACGCGGATGGATTGGTCATACCGCACCCGCGGCTGGCTGAACGCGCTTTTGTGTTGACGCCGCTGTTGGAAATAGCGCCCGATTTTTGTGTCCCGCGCTTTAACAAAACCGTGCGTGAATTGGCGGCAGAGACAACGGATCGTTCGCAAGTACGACATTATTTGGACTCCGAGCGACTCTTGAACCTGATCAGAGAGGCATAG
- a CDS encoding GAF domain-containing protein has product MREHLSNPSQQAVVLEQLEIYRRQQERLQLLLDVTRNITRELILDRLLLRIMDEVKQVLDCERCSVFIIDEERGELATQVAHGASEIRFPKHLGLAGYVASTGRVLNIPDAYQDPRFNPEIDRQTGFVTRSVLTTPLRNSRGEIIGVFQALNKAGGPFTDDDVELLEAIGVIAASQIENAQLYEEQKKSFDSFIETLAGTIDARDPMTAGHSRRIALYADEIALIVALDEREREILRTAALLHDYGKIAVREAVLTKKTTLTREEFLHIQRHPLFTRSILEKINFTRHLREVPHIASAHHEKLDGSGYPEGLKGEEIPKLSRILAVCDVFDALTSVRHYRDRLPIVEVMRIIDDGAGKEFDPQFVGALKTVTLDRLLRIMENGFFAPAEEDLRLLSRYSLRDLLQATVESTDAEGQLLVNTFDFYYSRRYLREQL; this is encoded by the coding sequence ATGAGAGAGCATCTCTCAAATCCTTCTCAGCAAGCCGTTGTTTTAGAGCAGCTCGAGATCTATCGTCGTCAGCAGGAGCGGCTGCAGCTGTTATTGGACGTCACCCGCAACATTACCCGCGAGCTGATTCTCGATCGTCTGCTTTTACGCATCATGGACGAGGTCAAGCAGGTTCTCGACTGCGAGCGCTGTTCGGTCTTTATCATCGATGAAGAGCGGGGTGAGTTGGCGACGCAGGTGGCGCACGGCGCTTCGGAGATTCGGTTTCCCAAACATCTCGGGTTGGCCGGCTATGTCGCTTCCACCGGCAGGGTGCTCAATATCCCCGATGCCTATCAGGATCCGCGCTTTAACCCCGAAATCGACAGGCAAACCGGTTTCGTCACCCGCAGCGTGTTGACCACGCCGCTGCGCAACAGCCGCGGCGAAATCATCGGTGTCTTTCAGGCGCTAAACAAGGCGGGCGGACCGTTTACCGATGACGACGTCGAGCTGCTGGAAGCGATCGGTGTCATTGCCGCTTCGCAGATCGAAAACGCGCAGCTCTATGAGGAGCAGAAAAAGAGCTTTGACAGCTTTATCGAGACGCTTGCCGGAACGATCGACGCGCGCGATCCTATGACTGCGGGTCACTCGCGCCGCATCGCCCTCTATGCAGATGAAATTGCCCTTATTGTGGCCCTGGATGAGCGTGAACGGGAGATCCTGCGCACCGCTGCTTTGCTGCACGATTACGGCAAAATCGCCGTCCGCGAAGCGGTGTTGACCAAAAAGACCACTCTGACCAGAGAAGAGTTTCTTCACATTCAGCGCCATCCTCTCTTTACCCGTTCGATTTTGGAAAAGATCAACTTTACGCGGCATTTGCGCGAAGTACCGCATATCGCCTCGGCGCATCACGAAAAACTCGACGGTTCCGGCTATCCCGAAGGCTTAAAGGGCGAAGAGATTCCCAAGCTTTCGCGCATCCTGGCGGTCTGTGACGTGTTCGATGCCCTCACTTCCGTGCGCCATTATCGCGACCGTCTTCCGATAGTGGAAGTGATGCGCATCATCGATGACGGAGCCGGTAAAGAGTTCGACCCGCAGTTTGTCGGGGCGCTCAAAACGGTCACATTAGATCGGCTGCTGCGCATTATGGAAAACGGTTTCTTTGCCCCAGCCGAAGAGGATCTTCGTCTGCTGTCCCGTTACAGCCTTCGTGATCTCTTGCAGGCAACCGTCGAATCAACCGATGCAGAGGGGCAGCTGCTCGTAAACACGTTTGACTTTTATTATTCTCGACGTTATCTCAGGGAACAGTTATGA
- a CDS encoding DUF5683 domain-containing protein, whose amino-acid sequence MKRSAAVFLFCLAVGSAWALSAERPDSTKSPRGALIRSLILPGWGQFYNGKWFKGVLIIGAEVGCIANAVIMDQLARQTEDENLKFYYTDSRNLSYWLLAATILYSAADAYVDAHLADFDESPELSVQATTDRERFLAASFRRWQVTLSIRL is encoded by the coding sequence ATGAAACGATCGGCGGCGGTTTTTCTGTTTTGCCTGGCAGTGGGCAGCGCGTGGGCTTTGAGCGCCGAACGACCGGACAGTACGAAAAGTCCCCGCGGCGCTCTCATACGCTCCTTAATTCTTCCCGGTTGGGGGCAATTTTACAACGGCAAATGGTTTAAAGGCGTATTGATCATCGGCGCCGAAGTCGGCTGCATTGCCAATGCGGTGATTATGGATCAATTGGCAAGGCAAACCGAAGATGAAAATTTGAAATTCTACTATACGGACAGCCGCAACTTGTCCTATTGGTTGCTGGCGGCGACGATCCTTTACAGCGCCGCCGATGCATACGTAGATGCGCATCTGGCCGACTTTGACGAATCACCGGAACTGTCGGTGCAGGCGACAACTGATCGGGAGCGCTTCCTGGCGGCGTCTTTTCGACGATGGCAGGTCACTTTGTCGATTCGTTTGTAA